The Malus sylvestris chromosome 8, drMalSylv7.2, whole genome shotgun sequence genomic interval CTCTCCATTCTCTCTTGTGGAAAAGGCCAAAGATTGGCTTTATGAATTAGCACCCGGGATggtcacttcttgggaaagcatgaagaggGCATTTTTAGAGAAGTTCTTCCCCACTtcgagagtcattctcttgaggaagaagattagtggcattcaacaaagcCAAGGAGAGTCCTTTCCAGcatactatgagcgttttaaggCTCTTGTCGCCTCATGTCCTCAGCACCAAATGAAAGAAGAACTTCTACTTCAATACTTTTATGAAAGACTTCTTCCAATTAagcgacaaatgctagatgcttcAGCGGGAGGTGCATTGGTTGACAAAACACTAATGGCTGCAAaaaccttaattgctaaccgagcgCTAAAGGcactgaaggatgattttgtgaaaacatgttcatttgagtaacatcatatagcatgcaattaacaattaaaggcggaatcatgcttgcatgcactaaaaaacaaaacattaccatgaaattcaaagcctagtagattggtgaaccaagactcaactcaaatcaaagtgagttgagaaatttatacctttgtagattcctctttgcataagcaaaggctaatcacccaaggagagggccttcattccttgcttcttagatccatggatttggatggaagaatatggttctccaagttcccaaaattgagaacctctaagtctccacaccaaggtaagatttaagtagaaatgagtgaccttggagtagtggaaTTGCTAGATACTGGTGCGAGAATTactaagcacacaaattaaaccctctttttgacaattgtagcaaagtatgtaagtagggatcgttctaaaccggggattaggagggcttgctaaaacctctaaactgactcaaaaacaaaaagaaacaaagttaaaaatgtaaacaaaagattttaaaacaagaaagtaaaagggggatttgagtttggtgaagttgaaagtaaaaacgaataaactaaaaacttaaatagattttaaacaaatttgggttgaatggataatggaaggctagctaaggggttcttctccacacatgtcttgcttgcatacaaaatgatttccaattgctcttcgataagttatgaatactcaacgccccaaattaaccgtgaattgcactaattaactctcagtttttcaacaagttattagattggatgattgcatacgacaacccaaaacattccctacaagttccctacatgaattgcataatagagatacaagcaagaatcattaagttctatgaaaaacataagcattgacgaggcactcgttactatgatttgcatgaaacttatgccaagaatttacttaacgtgattgtgactagcaaccttcactacttgtgaatataagttcataacgattaggtgaaactcccttatattctagcgtcaaattcatgcatgaaaattaagcgtgcagtctcaaccaacatacacaaattagtttttatacgaacggataagtaaattgaattcacaattcaagaaacgcaattggaagtaatcaaatcatatagcaagcataaacatggttttgaatccccccctagccaaggggggtttagttcctcattattacaaaacaaagataaacaaatttaaacattgaaaaacaaagggaagaaagcacctaaacgttccaacgatccatgttggatagcaagcgcgtccaaggacttttctccttctccttgccgcaacaacaaggttggaatgatgttgaagggttggttatttggaggaatggatgggaaggggtttagatatgtaggagaggcaaggaaaggcttggagaatggttaatttatggatgatttgaatgaggttgctgccatggtatttataggaagaggatgggcatgtttaatgcaaaaatctggtggaatgaagtaggtaaggcatggcaaggtggagaattgttggtgagggtaggttttgagtcatccactcacatgtcatggtgagttaagcattgcatcatccactcaaatgtcatggtgagttaagcattacatcatccactaaaaaaatctggtggaagtaaaacaaagggaaggccacggcattgatgaattttatggggtatgcatggttttgagtgaagttttggccaatccttctagaaatttatcccttcttgcaacttgtatttgtttcaccagtttTTTAGaatgttcctagcctcttttttcttcaaattcgtccatccatcttgctcatatcatatgtaatccattccaagctcaaaactgctccaaaatgcaccaaaatgcactttcttgctaccttagccctttggacctacaaacacacgaaaatggcttaaagtactaaaataactaataactaataacgtaaatgcaagaaaactagttaactaagtcgcataaatatgcgtctatcaaattcccccacacttagctattgctagtcctcgagcaaaataaaacaaataaaacataacctaaccttccaacatttgccttagggatttccaatgcacatgacatgttaaagattatcattcccacagaattgagtcaatttaacacttaagcacatacttaatcatagtcactacttactaattcacaattaaccaattaaaacaatgttttgaatgtagtaacatgccttagagaattccctcaatccttacaagatacgcactctattttcacttagattttctaactacacaccctatactagttatatgtgagagaattgatgtagatataaaaacgaatgctcacatatatgtataacaaagaacacACTTTctagagttaataagcatgttgagatatgatctcatgaatggaatgctactacttagatgcgagaaccagtgaccatatgctcataccaagttcaatctccacaaattgaaacacataacactcaagatagaagtcaagggttgtaacggggcttggggtattggctaacaaagaaaggataaggaaaacaaacgttcttaaagtgatagtaagcaaagtaatgaaattgagacttagaatttacttagattgcagaaattagctttaaaacacaaggggaagatttaaacaactccttagggtcgaattcattgttttggaccccttcttcatcaaacaacactttagaactctttttcacttcttttcaactcttttcgcattcttttcacatttttcttttcttttttttctttctttttacccgtgcctatggcacataaTTCCttatgaaaaacacttcccccacacttgttttctgccacaaaggaattcaatttgaatcatgctttactacgctttaagaacaaggttaatggatggtcctaatctatgCTAGGTAGGGTAATGTGGGTTACAAAGAAAAGGCTCACAAAGCTCAACGGGATTAAAacgtacaaaacataatgacataggggattcacggctttttggttatggtggtggtcactacacaactttatcttgaatatgtgttatgcaaatcaatgacatgctttgaatgaaatgggtatgagttctagcatttggaactaaatgatgaaacgccttctaagtagtaaccaagcaaagaataatgagatgatgcaacgacttagaaaacaataaatcacagattattaactctccaaataaacgtttaggctcaagtctcacaaggttgtagcgttagtttgagttctttccttcaagcatgttacaaaaactgatttttcctttaagattgcatgtaaattcataagttataaccacaaccaagcataaacaaagagtaaatcaaactttcatccatgttaatcactctctttaacagccatgaaattacaaaccaaatcctcatcattgtgttggaaggtaccctaagacacaaacaaacacacaaaaacaactctttttgggttttgcaaagcaattttttcaaatttttatgtgattttcggagttaTAAGTCAGCACACACTAAAActcaccaaaacagcctaaaaacacctaaaaacagcaagaaacaacattgggaagtatgagtgagaaaaccctacgaatttgcatcaaaacactttggttacccccccacacttaaaccaaacattgtcctcaatgtttcaaagcataactaacacaaaaacacataaacaaacaaacaaacactaacaaactaaatatggcagaaactaattaaacaacaaagagaagggtttaggaacgcaaatctggaattggagtgctctttaggccttcctttgtcgaatgcatgggttgcctcccacgaagcgctttctttaacgtcttccagccggacggtacctccgtttaagcttgactaggtgccacggcatggaggggtacatcctccatgACATGCTCCTTGAAATACTCATGCATTGGGTCTATGTATGGCAGTGGATAATGATGGTCCCAGATTGTGGCATTGAGTTCCCCAAGGTCAAAGTAAAAACTCCCATAATCATGGATTCGATTTGGtacttggaccacctctttgttcgaaatccttctccttgatgtacaaagttcttttaaaaactgagcatacctcgggacttgcttaattgcatcaaggagcggaatattgacttgaactttccgaaaggtctctagaatgtccttctcggcttcttccttctttgattgcctaaatctgccaggaaagggcacatttagtggaatggaactagaaaaagtcgaatttggacttaccttggtggtttgggacgGCTTAGGAGGGCTAGATGGTGGTGGCAAGGATTGttcatccttggccgtgagttttggtccctgtgcttcctcttgtagcaacttttcatcctcatcgtgacttgatttggatgattttggtttggctccaacctgtgtaccacttctcaacatgattgcattgacggtttcaaagcctccttttggattcgcaatggttgaactaggaagcttgccttgttctctaaactgcctaacaaactcggcaatttgccctacttgtttctccaactcgtccacctttttgtccctattttgcattccctgcgccatagaagttagtaaattaaaaatttgatcattatcaatagacgatcctgatttttgggcaggttgtgcttggggttgagttggtgcaaacggcttttgatagaaacccgggggttgttgcctaaatccgctttgttgttggccttgttgcggttctcgccatttgaaatttggatgatcacgccaaccgggattgtaagtattggaaaaggggtcattccttggttggtattggttgtcaaatcccacggcattgagggtctcccaccctccattttctatcaactgtgggcacttgtccgtaaggtggccttgcatggaacacacgccacaagctgccacgttttgcacttttggaccttccactacctgagaaagcaaagtagtaaagttagccatttgattttgaagttcggttatggcacttaccttaTTGACTTGATGTGGTCGTGAGTTACTCCTTTGTCCaacgccttcgtattgttgagcattcaacgcacggttggaaattaaagtctttgctgccgtgggggtcttgtccaccaaggctcctcccgccgaggcatctagcatttgacgttcgataggtagtagcccctcgtagaagtattgcaaaagaagttcctccttcatctgatgctgtggacaagaagcaacaagagatttaaaacgttcataataagtaggaaaagattcaccttcctcttgttgaattccacttatccttttccgtaggaggatgactcgagaagttgggaaaaacttctccaagaaggcccgtttcatgctttcccatgatgtgacggttccgggcgccaattcgtacaaccaatccttcgccttttccaagagagaaaaagggaaggctttcatcttcaaaatattcccatcgacattgacgggggtcatgctcgaacacactacctcgaattctttcaagtgtttgttaggatcttccatggacaacccatggtactttggaatgtggtgtaacaagcttgacttcaattcaaattcttctgtctttcctcgggctgctgcggggtattggatacatagaggcgcggcattgtccaatcccgaggctgaaagttctttgattgttcgattgtccacctccatgtctttttctgcctcctccttttcttcaaattcggattcagaactagaactaggtggattaggttctggtactttccttttccttctcaaagttcgttcaaaattgtcgtcaaactcctatatatgtgcacgaactggttgagaactacgagtcataaactagtacctgaaataaacaaaataaaattaaaactaaaattaaaacacacaaaaaagaaataaaaagaaacaatggggatttagcaaagttgctaatccccggcaacggcgccaaaatttgatgcgaataatataagcacactcaaattaaaccctctttttgacaattgtagcaaagtatgtaagtagggatcgttctaaaccggggattaggagggcttgctaaaacctctaaactgactcaaaaacaaaaagaaacaaagttaaaaatgtaaacaaaagattttaaaacaagaaagtaaaagggggatttgagtttagtgaagttgaaagtaaaaacgaataaactaaaaacttaaatagattttaaacaaatttgggttgaatggataatggaaggctagctaaggggttcttctccacacatgtcttgcttgcatacaaaatgatttccaattgctcttcgataagttatgaatactcaacgccccaaattaaccgtgaattgcactaattaactctcagtttttcaacaagttattagattggatgattgcatacgacaacccaaaacattccctacaagttccctacatgaattgcataatagagatacaagcaagaatcattaagttctatgaaaaacataagcattgacgaggcactcgttactatgatttgcatgaaacttatgccaagaatttacttaacgtgattgtgactagcaaccttcactacttgtgaatataagttcataacgattaggtgaaactcccttatattctagcgtcaaattcatgcatgaaaattaagcgtgcagtctcaaccaacatacacaaattagtttttatacgaacggataagtaaattgaattcacaattcaagaaacgcaattggaagtaatcaaatcatatagcaagcataaacatggttttgaatcccccctagccaaggggggtttagttcctcattattacaaaacaaagataaacaaatttaaacattgaaaaacaaagggaagaaagcacctaaacgttccaacgatccatgttggatagcaagcgcgtccaaggacttttctccttctccttgccgcaacaacaaggttggaatgatgttgaagggttggttatttggaggaatggatgggaaggggtttagatatgtaggagaggcaaggaaaggcttggagaatggttaatttctggatgatttgaatgaggttgctgccatggtatttataggaagaggatggacatgtttaatgcaaaaatctggtggaatgaagtaggtaaggcatggcaaggtggagaattgttggtgagggtaggttttgagtcatccactcacatgtcatggtgagttaagcattgcatcatccactcaaatgtcatggtgagttaagcattacatcatccactaaaaaaatctggtggaagtaaaacaaagggaaggccacggcattgatgaattttatggggtatgcatggttttgagtgaagttttggccaatccttctagaaatttatcccttcttgcaacttgtatttgtttcaccagatttttagcatgttcctagcctcttttgtcttcaaattcgtccatccatcttgctcatatcatatgtaatccattccaagctcaaaactgctccaaaatgcaccaaaatgcactttcttgctaccttagccctttggacctacaaacacacgaaaatggcttaaagtactaaaataactaagaactaataacgtaaatgcaagaaaactagttaactaagtcgcataaatatgcgtctatcagatacaccctccaagggggccggcctctttagagagaaaagagagctttgtgttatcctccaatttcctaaaagaaaccatttatgaatttaggctataaagtcctttatatagtcacttcaaataagtgacctaaagaaccaaaaggccattctctctaacatggccggccataagggttttattggtCTTTTGGgtctttgtgaattaagttgccatacaacttaagtcaatgggcttgacgttcgaagcccattgggccttaaggtccaaaactatcctgaggtctttaacgaacttattcgtttaattaattaacatattaattaatccttgccataaataattaaaccatttaattattcttactcatctccattgtttcttcaatctccaccttacacggtgtacgatccattaggttccttttagcgaggcagtgggcgattaaaactctttaaaatcgattgtgaattgaaacttactttcaattctccctttagtgtttatacacgtttagggcttccacaaaccaagagtgacacctagcagcatatcatggttacccaagctaatcagaagaggtagagaacctattcagtttaggattacaaatgcaatacggtctttctctaatacaatactcttgaccacattgtttggtttgatagtttattcatgtctactatccaatgtgattcgtgtgcttatatgattaccttgaatgtgatttagaacgacttttctaaatctcattcatactctggccagaggttctaaatcatatcatagagtattctgccccaaacggtttgaaggttagagatcccttgttgcgcattcacttgcctccatagctaagtggcttaaccccaatgatgccgtggacacccgcggatggggcgactttgacataatcaaagatcaaggacttaaccacaagacaaacgtgatgcctcaggtcaaaggactactttgcattatcccaaccatgagttctcatgtgacatgaatatgagaactcttcgttgatcgtgttcagtgaactcattctctattgagcacctacgtacttgtcttgatgtcacacaaccaatgactcgagactagtcactctccctgagagaagacacagcatgtactgatcttaacggactgtcaatgcccaattggcaatcctatgatcaggaacgtttaggatgtgtctacgaaagaatggtctcatgaatctaacttctttagatcgcattctcccaattagatattccttggacttatcgtttgagcatataacatttatatgagacggctcaaacaataatatttgccctttatatttaaactagattagtttaacatgtgaaatgtccgtaaagtatcatcatatgattggctttagggcacatttccaacaatctcccacttgcactagagccaatcagcttggtcatcagtgatgatacctcttctgtagtcatttcataaatggatgaatagtaggcctagacaatggatatctatatgttatccatagaagcaaccttgagaataacgacgtcaccattatacatgattctcaatcatgtggttcagtctctcatttgagttcggaccttgatgagaccttgattccttggcttgagctatcgccccattagtgtcatagtgtcattacactagatacactttctggttggaaccgaatagagagttcataaatgaactttcccatccaaacaacattgttgtaagcttgtatatggcaatatattttgcattcataatggaacacactaaagtcattactttaatgtttccatccaaatatctcttcagtcataataaagagatatctgtttatctcttcattcataatgaagaaacatccaatgatggattagattcacaatctaatacatttacgcttccattacgttactccaattcttcctcattctttcaggaatctatcctttagtatttcttaaatacttaaggattcacttgacagttgtcatggttctgatcctgggcttgcactgatatcgtcttgtaccgttctaggtacaactcatatcaatgtttttcatacaatacgaaatacataaatcacctttatgcgtatgcataaaggattctatttacgcattatttctttgggagtcaaagagtacgttctctttgagaagagcaacttcttagtctcactagagctgtccttctaattgaagtttatcatcatatgagaaacttcctagcatccattgtctattattagggattgatataatccaattatatcatgaaatatatcattatagatttccatcccatgtatatagactatatctcccatatacattctatcttcatataatgtttcaaAGTCAGAACTTtaaagaagaagtattcttttcatttccaaaattcatatatcatatatatttaaattttaggaacatgattaactcccatatacattctatcttcatataatgttttaaagtcataactttaacgaagaagaattcttttcatttccaaaattaatatatcatatatatttaaattttaggaacatgattaactcccactaaccttttgtaaacctagtaaacaaaagattcatttacatctttatgagaaatcaaacgatttgatccttttctcataagatgctcatagctcccactagcttgcttagattcatgatggatggatct includes:
- the LOC126631408 gene encoding uncharacterized protein LOC126631408 produces the protein MEVDNRTIKELSASGLDNAAPLCIQYPAAARGKTEEFELKSSLLHHIPKYHGLSMEDPNKHLKEFEVVCSSMTPVNVDGNILKMKAFPFSLLEKAKDWLYELAPGTVTSWESMKRAFLEKFFPTSRVILLRKRISGIQQEEGESFPTYYERFKSLVASCPQHQMKEELLLQYFYEGLLPIERQMLDASAGGALVDKTPTAAKTLISNRALNAQQYEGVGQRSNSRPHQVNKGDGMVCHRLAEMETS